The Daucus carota subsp. sativus chromosome 2, DH1 v3.0, whole genome shotgun sequence genome includes a window with the following:
- the LOC108206747 gene encoding cold shock domain-containing protein 4, with product MNYSRIIHLFSLFLLFLALSTLPGSASRAPPKPGSSGSSGGVGNFPGEGGYGFPGNLPPAFRGIIGAGGSGGWGGGYGGPSGGSGSGGTVRPVVTCKVKGPCYGKKLRCPAKCFTSWSRSGKGYGGGGGGGGCSMDCKKKCTTTCST from the coding sequence ATGAACTACTCTAGAATCATACACTTATTCTCCCTCTTCCTCCTCTTCCTTGCTCTCTCAACCCTACCTGGATCTGCTTCCAGGGCCCCTCCAAAGCCTGGAAGCAGCGGCAGCAGTGGTGGTGTTGGAAACTTCCCTGGCGAAGGAGGTTACGGATTCCCTGGCAACCTGCCACCCGCATTCCGTGGAATTATTGGTGCTGGAGGTTCAGGAGGTTGGGGTGGTGGCTACGGTGGTCCTAGCGGTGGCTCTGGAAGTGGAGGGACAGTGAGGCCTGTCGTGACATGTAAAGTAAAGGGTCCTTGTTATGGAAAGAAGCTGAGGTGTCCGGCTAAGTGTTTCACTTCTTGGAGTCGATCCGGTAAGGGGTATGGTGGTGGCGGCGGAGGTGGTGGATGTAGTATGGACTGCAAGAAGAAGTGTACGACTACTTGCTCAACCTAG